The Alphaproteobacteria bacterium genome contains a region encoding:
- a CDS encoding tripartite tricarboxylate transporter substrate binding protein has translation MRTARLAAILVAVSLLASAHAVRADDYPNRPLTLIVPYPPGGGVDTIARVIGGKLTERLGQQIVIENRPGAGAVIGTRAAAKAAPDGYTLVMLATGFTLPANTGYEAKDFAAVGSISSTPIVVMAHPSAPVNSLSDLVALAKKDPGKVNVGTPPPPTLNYFAIELMKVMAGIEFTIVTYKGTGPLTNDLVGGHVPIAFNTTAPALGNIQAGKIRPIAVAAPKRSAALPDVPTAAEAGLPGFEAVLTYGIGAPAGTPQPIIERINTEMRAIIASDEISKRIVSDGGDPAATSPDEYAALIVRDEAKWDALLKKIGLVIN, from the coding sequence ATGCGAACCGCGCGACTTGCCGCAATTCTGGTCGCTGTGTCGCTGCTCGCATCTGCGCACGCCGTGCGCGCGGACGACTATCCCAACCGTCCGCTCACGCTGATCGTCCCATATCCACCGGGCGGTGGCGTCGACACCATTGCGCGGGTCATCGGCGGCAAGCTGACGGAGCGGCTGGGCCAGCAGATCGTGATCGAAAACCGCCCCGGCGCCGGCGCCGTGATCGGCACCCGCGCTGCCGCCAAGGCCGCTCCCGACGGCTACACGCTGGTGATGCTCGCCACCGGCTTCACGCTTCCGGCCAACACCGGCTACGAGGCGAAGGACTTCGCGGCCGTCGGGTCCATCTCGTCGACGCCGATCGTCGTGATGGCGCATCCATCGGCGCCGGTGAATTCGCTCTCGGATCTTGTGGCGCTGGCAAAGAAAGACCCGGGCAAGGTCAACGTGGGCACGCCGCCGCCTCCGACGCTGAACTATTTCGCCATCGAGCTGATGAAGGTGATGGCCGGCATCGAATTCACCATCGTCACCTACAAGGGCACCGGACCGCTCACCAACGATCTCGTCGGCGGGCACGTTCCGATAGCTTTCAACACGACCGCGCCAGCGCTCGGCAACATCCAGGCCGGCAAGATTCGACCGATTGCGGTCGCGGCGCCGAAGCGCTCGGCGGCGCTGCCCGACGTTCCGACCGCCGCCGAGGCGGGGCTGCCCGGCTTCGAGGCGGTTCTGACCTATGGCATCGGGGCGCCGGCCGGCACGCCGCAGCCAATCATCGAGCGCATCAATACGGAGATGCGCGCGATCATCGCGTCCGACGAGATTTCAAAGCGCATCGTCTCGGACGGCGGCGATCCGGCAGCGACCTCCCCGGACGAATACGCCGCACTGATCGTGCGGGACGAAGCGAAGTGGGATGCGCTGCTGAAGAAGATCGGGCTCGTGATCAACTGA
- a CDS encoding tripartite tricarboxylate transporter substrate binding protein, which translates to MTIHRRALLAGLSSLIACPALAQSGRPDRAIRIVVPFAAGSFTDIAARLLATELTEQLGQPVVVENRGGAGSTAGTQAVARAEPDGYTLVLSDISLSISPAIYPKLPYDPLKDLTFISRIADSPALLIARPGLGVRTLAELIALGRAKPGELTFGSGGPGSSAHMAMELFLDIAGIKALHVPFRGIAAAINEMVGGRVDMAIGSLASGLAQVQAGMLIGLGITGAARNPALPDVPTFAEAGLPKFNVPYWFALAAPAGTPAAVIERLNREVVRACAQPRLREAFAKQAAVAVTSTPAEMTGHLAREIAVWRDIVTRANITIQ; encoded by the coding sequence ATGACGATTCACCGCCGCGCGCTCCTCGCCGGACTGTCTAGCCTCATCGCGTGCCCTGCCCTCGCCCAGTCCGGCAGGCCAGACCGCGCGATCCGCATCGTGGTGCCGTTCGCAGCCGGCTCTTTCACCGACATCGCGGCGCGGCTGCTCGCGACCGAGCTGACCGAACAGCTCGGCCAGCCGGTCGTGGTCGAGAACCGCGGCGGCGCTGGCAGCACGGCCGGCACGCAGGCGGTCGCGCGCGCGGAGCCGGACGGCTACACACTCGTCCTCTCCGACATCTCGCTGTCGATCTCGCCCGCCATCTATCCGAAGCTCCCCTACGACCCTTTGAAGGACCTCACCTTCATCAGCCGCATCGCGGACTCGCCCGCGCTCTTGATCGCGCGCCCCGGCCTTGGCGTGCGCACGCTCGCCGAGTTGATCGCGCTCGGCAGAGCAAAGCCCGGCGAGCTGACCTTCGGATCGGGCGGCCCCGGCTCGTCGGCGCACATGGCGATGGAACTGTTTCTCGACATCGCCGGCATCAAGGCGCTGCATGTCCCGTTCCGCGGCATCGCGGCGGCGATCAACGAAATGGTCGGCGGCCGGGTCGATATGGCAATCGGCAGTCTCGCCTCCGGTCTCGCACAGGTTCAGGCCGGGATGCTCATCGGCCTCGGCATCACAGGAGCCGCGCGCAATCCGGCGCTCCCCGATGTTCCGACGTTTGCGGAAGCCGGCCTGCCGAAATTCAACGTGCCCTACTGGTTCGCACTCGCGGCGCCCGCCGGCACGCCCGCAGCGGTGATCGAGCGGCTCAACCGCGAAGTGGTGCGCGCCTGTGCGCAGCCGCGGCTACGCGAGGCCTTCGCCAAGCAGGCCGCGGTCGCCGTCACATCGACGCCGGCCGAGATGACCGGGCACCTTGCGCGCGAGATCGCGGTCTGGCGCGATATCGTCACGCGCGCGAACATCACCATCCAGTAA
- a CDS encoding lipocalin-like domain-containing protein has translation MKSIVGIWRLIRTSARNDAGESMHPPYGEKPRGLVVFYPDKRMMSVLCDGRGELPPDETVREYNSYCGNYEYDGTNLVTRVDASAAKDRVGGEQKRFVRFDGEHMVLTQKPRLWQGVMQHRELIWERVGDAPAN, from the coding sequence ATGAAAAGTATCGTCGGCATCTGGCGGCTTATCCGCACGTCCGCGCGCAACGACGCGGGCGAATCGATGCACCCGCCCTATGGAGAAAAGCCGCGCGGGCTCGTCGTATTCTATCCCGACAAGCGCATGATGTCGGTGCTGTGCGATGGGCGTGGCGAGCTTCCGCCGGACGAAACCGTGCGGGAATACAATTCGTATTGCGGCAACTACGAGTACGACGGGACAAATCTGGTGACGCGCGTCGACGCCTCCGCCGCCAAGGACCGGGTCGGCGGCGAGCAGAAGCGGTTCGTGCGCTTCGACGGCGAGCACATGGTGCTGACGCAGAAGCCGCGGCTCTGGCAGGGCGTGATGCAGCATCGCGAACTCATCTGGGAGCGCGTCGGCGACGCGCCGGCGAATTGA
- a CDS encoding amidohydrolase → MQNSEKIWRLVDVRKDDYEALSDRVWGMPEIAYTEYRSAAEHRAMLEQEGFRITENLADIPTAVMGEAGDGGPVIAILGEYDALPGLSQVAGIAEPKEMERGGHGHGCGHNLLGSAALLAATAVKNYLADAGVAGRVRYYGCPAEEGGAAKSFMVRAGCFEDVDIAITWHPGAMNRVDDALSLAGARIDYTFRGRASHAAASPHLGRSALDAVELMSVGVNYMREHMPSDARIHYAVLDSGGIAPNVVQAYAKVRYSIRARDVTGMNALIERVRKVADGAALMTETKVEVKMATAVSNLLGNTPLEKAMQSQLERLGPPPFDAADRKYAADIQATLSAEDIASSYARIAMPVQKDKPLCDFVVPYGTKGAPMIGSTDVGDVSWVVPTVQARCATVAIGTPGHSWQITAQGKSGQAKKGMVNAAKVMAGLAVDALSDAALIARAKADLEARHEVTPYVCPMPEDVKPPLQPRPAS, encoded by the coding sequence ATGCAGAACTCGGAAAAAATCTGGCGGCTGGTCGATGTGCGCAAGGACGACTACGAGGCGCTGTCCGATCGCGTCTGGGGCATGCCGGAAATCGCCTACACGGAATACCGCTCGGCAGCCGAGCACCGCGCGATGCTGGAACAGGAAGGCTTCCGCATCACCGAAAATCTCGCGGACATTCCGACCGCCGTGATGGGCGAGGCCGGCGATGGCGGGCCGGTTATCGCGATCCTCGGCGAGTACGACGCGCTGCCCGGCCTTTCGCAGGTCGCCGGCATCGCGGAGCCGAAGGAGATGGAGCGCGGCGGCCACGGGCATGGCTGCGGGCATAATCTGCTCGGCTCCGCGGCGCTGCTCGCCGCGACCGCGGTGAAGAATTACCTCGCCGACGCCGGCGTCGCGGGCCGCGTGCGCTACTACGGCTGCCCGGCCGAGGAGGGCGGCGCCGCGAAGAGTTTCATGGTGCGCGCCGGCTGCTTCGAGGACGTGGACATCGCGATCACCTGGCATCCGGGCGCGATGAACCGCGTTGATGATGCACTGAGCCTTGCGGGCGCGCGCATCGACTACACCTTCCGCGGCCGCGCCTCGCATGCGGCCGCGTCGCCGCACCTCGGACGCAGCGCGCTCGATGCGGTCGAGCTGATGAGCGTCGGCGTCAACTACATGCGCGAGCATATGCCGTCCGACGCGCGCATCCACTACGCGGTGCTCGATTCGGGCGGCATCGCGCCGAACGTGGTGCAGGCCTACGCGAAGGTGCGCTACTCGATCCGCGCGCGTGACGTGACCGGCATGAACGCGCTGATCGAGCGGGTGCGCAAGGTCGCCGACGGCGCCGCGCTCATGACCGAGACAAAGGTCGAAGTGAAGATGGCGACCGCCGTGTCGAACCTGCTCGGCAACACGCCGCTCGAAAAGGCGATGCAGAGCCAGCTCGAGCGGCTCGGGCCGCCGCCGTTCGATGCGGCGGACCGCAAGTACGCGGCCGACATTCAGGCGACGCTTTCGGCGGAGGACATCGCGTCATCCTACGCGCGCATTGCAATGCCGGTGCAGAAGGACAAGCCGTTGTGCGACTTCGTCGTGCCGTACGGTACCAAGGGCGCGCCGATGATCGGCTCGACCGACGTGGGCGATGTGAGCTGGGTGGTGCCGACCGTGCAGGCGCGCTGCGCGACGGTCGCGATCGGCACGCCCGGTCATTCGTGGCAGATCACCGCGCAGGGCAAATCCGGCCAGGCCAAGAAGGGCATGGTCAATGCCGCGAAGGTGATGGCGGGGCTTGCGGTCGATGCACTCAGCGATGCCGCGCTGATCGCGCGCGCCAAGGCAGACCTCGAGGCGCGCCATGAGGTGACGCCGTATGTCTGCCCGATGCCGGAGGACGTGAAGCCGCCGCTACAGCCGCGGCCGGCCAGCTAG
- a CDS encoding amidohydrolase family protein codes for MDHANEGAPAFRAPPGSCDAHFHVFGPAERYPVGGVNETLRYAPPLAPLADYLALAKHIGLSRFVFVQPSAYGRDNSCMLDAMREVGTTRCRGIVDVNENAPDALLAEMHLRGVRGVRINVSPVKPPEPGFAQTMRPRIERLDARCAELGWHLDFLSPGWLTEELMPLFATMKCAYSLAHMGMFRAEAGPAQPGFRKLIDILRHGDGRAWVKLTGTYRMATPPTYADAVPMARALIEAAPRRLIWGSDYPHLSFADKVGSVQLFNLLADWADETERSKILVDNPVELFRF; via the coding sequence TTGGATCACGCGAACGAAGGAGCGCCTGCGTTCCGCGCGCCGCCGGGCTCGTGCGATGCGCATTTCCATGTGTTCGGCCCGGCAGAGCGCTATCCCGTCGGCGGGGTGAACGAGACGCTGCGCTATGCGCCGCCGCTTGCGCCGCTTGCCGACTATCTCGCGTTGGCGAAGCACATCGGCCTCTCGCGCTTCGTGTTCGTGCAGCCGAGCGCCTATGGCCGCGACAATTCCTGCATGCTCGATGCGATGCGCGAGGTCGGCACAACGCGTTGCCGCGGCATCGTCGACGTGAACGAGAATGCGCCCGACGCGCTGCTCGCCGAGATGCATTTGCGGGGCGTACGCGGCGTGCGGATCAACGTCTCACCGGTGAAGCCGCCGGAGCCGGGTTTCGCCCAGACGATGCGTCCGCGCATTGAACGCCTCGATGCGCGTTGCGCCGAACTTGGCTGGCATCTCGATTTTCTCAGCCCCGGCTGGCTGACCGAAGAACTGATGCCCCTGTTCGCGACGATGAAATGTGCCTACAGCCTCGCGCACATGGGCATGTTCAGGGCCGAGGCCGGCCCGGCACAGCCGGGCTTTCGCAAGCTCATCGACATCCTGCGCCACGGCGACGGCCGTGCCTGGGTGAAGCTCACCGGCACCTATCGTATGGCGACGCCACCAACCTATGCCGACGCCGTGCCGATGGCGCGCGCCCTGATCGAGGCCGCACCGCGCCGACTGATCTGGGGCAGCGACTATCCGCACCTTTCGTTCGCCGATAAAGTCGGCTCGGTGCAGCTGTTCAACCTCCTTGCTGACTGGGCGGACGAGACCGAACGCAGCAAGATCCTCGTCGACAATCCAGTCGAGCTGTTTCGATTCTAG